One segment of Mus caroli chromosome 6, CAROLI_EIJ_v1.1, whole genome shotgun sequence DNA contains the following:
- the Cyren gene encoding cell cycle regulator of non-homologous end joining has protein sequence METLKSKTKTRVLPSWMTAPVNERKVVSVKTATRKQTAAWARRVGAATRAPATETVYCMNEAEMVDVALGILIEGRKQEKPWEQPSLEATDKLQLSPPCSSSPGSSSEEDDSRLSSPAPGLSPPRGPEASDSPCSRSPEEEKEEEDALKYVREIFFS, from the exons ATGGAAACCCTAAAATCCAAGACCAAAACGAGGGTCCTCCCCTCTTGGATGACAGCCCCTGTGAATGAGAGAAAGGTTGTATCAGTGAAGACAGCCACAAGGAAGCAGACAGCCGCCTGGGCCCGGAGAGTGGGGGCAGCAACAAG AGCCCCAGCCACGGAGACCGTGTACTGCATGAATGAAGCTGAAATGGTAGACGTGGCACTGGggatcctgattgag GGCCGCAAACAGGAAAAGCCCTGGGAACAGCCGTCTCTGGAAGCCACTGATAAGCTGCAGCTCTCCCCTCCCTGTTCCTCGTCCCCCGGGAGCAGCAGTGAGGAAGATGACAGCAGACTCAGCTCGCCTGCTCCAGGCCTCAGCCCTCCCCGGGGACCAGAAGCTTCGGACTCTCCCTGTAGCAGAAgcccagaggaggagaaggaggaggaagacgcgTTGAAATACGTCAGGGAGATATTTTTCAGTTAG